A region from the uncultured Draconibacterium sp. genome encodes:
- the tig gene encoding trigger factor codes for MNINLENIDKVNAVINLTIEKTDYEKQVADVLKDYRQKASIPGFRPGKVPAGLIKKRFGTAVLVEEVNKLISQNLTKYMIDEKLPILGEPLPNEEKQKPIDWEKDETFEFAFDVALAPEVNVSVDKRSKYNYYNIAVSDDMIQQQVDMAASQLGQNVPAEEAKDNSTVRGNFVQLDTEGSEVEEGIAPEGVLLAIDKIKDEEIKNAFVGCKKDDILVFDPVKAFENKHEVAHMLNIKPEEAETLESEFRYTVTEVLQFEKAELNEDLFKKLYGEDTEIKTIEDFKAKIKEDLAKNLEYSSEHKFSLDTRDALVEKTALELPEEFLKRWLTAVNKELTAEQIENEFPAFILDLKWQLIKDQIAKENELKVEAEEAEDFAKKMALAQYQQYGIYDVPEEQLESFAKMMLEKPEEKDRIFKKLLEDKVVAVVKDKVTLQEKEISQEEFNELMQANQ; via the coding sequence ATGAACATTAATTTAGAAAACATCGACAAAGTTAATGCGGTAATTAATCTTACCATTGAAAAAACTGACTACGAAAAACAAGTTGCCGATGTTTTAAAAGACTATCGTCAAAAAGCTTCAATCCCTGGATTTCGCCCCGGCAAAGTTCCAGCAGGATTAATCAAAAAAAGATTTGGTACAGCCGTTTTGGTGGAAGAAGTTAACAAACTGATTTCGCAAAACCTGACGAAATACATGATTGATGAAAAACTTCCTATTCTTGGAGAACCTCTTCCAAACGAGGAAAAACAAAAACCCATTGATTGGGAAAAAGATGAAACTTTTGAGTTTGCCTTTGATGTTGCACTGGCACCGGAAGTGAACGTATCGGTTGACAAGCGTAGCAAATACAACTATTACAACATAGCTGTTTCTGACGACATGATTCAGCAACAAGTTGATATGGCTGCTTCGCAGTTGGGACAAAACGTACCTGCCGAAGAAGCTAAAGACAACAGCACAGTGCGCGGCAACTTTGTTCAACTAGACACCGAAGGAAGCGAAGTTGAAGAAGGAATTGCTCCGGAAGGCGTTCTGTTGGCCATTGACAAGATTAAAGACGAGGAAATTAAAAACGCATTTGTTGGCTGCAAAAAAGACGACATTCTTGTGTTTGATCCGGTAAAAGCTTTCGAAAATAAACACGAAGTTGCTCACATGCTTAACATTAAGCCTGAAGAAGCAGAAACATTGGAAAGCGAATTCAGATACACTGTTACCGAAGTGCTTCAGTTTGAAAAAGCAGAGCTAAATGAAGATTTATTTAAAAAGCTTTACGGTGAGGATACTGAAATTAAAACCATTGAAGATTTTAAAGCAAAAATAAAAGAAGACCTGGCCAAGAACCTGGAGTATTCATCAGAGCATAAATTTTCGTTAGACACCCGCGATGCCCTGGTTGAAAAAACAGCGCTTGAATTGCCTGAGGAATTCTTGAAACGCTGGCTTACTGCTGTAAACAAAGAACTTACAGCCGAACAAATTGAAAATGAATTTCCTGCGTTTATTCTTGATTTAAAATGGCAATTGATTAAAGACCAGATTGCCAAAGAAAACGAATTAAAAGTTGAAGCTGAAGAAGCTGAAGATTTTGCAAAGAAAATGGCTTTGGCACAATACCAACAGTACGGAATTTACGATGTACCTGAAGAACAACTGGAATCGTTTGCCAAAATGATGCTGGAGAAGCCGGAAGAAAAAGACCGTATTTTCAAAAAGCTGCTTGAAGATAAAGTGGTAGCCGTTGTGAAAGACAAGGTAACACTTCAGGAAAAAGAAATTTCTCAAGAAGAATTCAATGAATTAATGCAAGCCAACCAATAA
- the clpP gene encoding ATP-dependent Clp endopeptidase proteolytic subunit ClpP, whose product MENNEFKKYATRHAGISSLTMDKYTSVYGNYISPTIIEERQLNVASMDVFSRLMMDRIIFLGVPIDDTVANIIQAQLLFLESTDPTKDIQIYFNSPGGSVYAGLGIYDTMQYISADVATICTGMAASMAAVLMTAGAKGKRSALPHSRIMIHQPMGGAQGQASDIEITAREIKKIKNELYTILADHSGQTFEQIEKDSDRDYWMTAKEAVDYGMIDEILVRNNK is encoded by the coding sequence ATGGAAAACAACGAATTTAAAAAATATGCAACAAGGCATGCCGGAATCAGCAGCCTGACAATGGACAAATACACCTCAGTATACGGCAATTACATCTCGCCAACAATTATTGAAGAACGGCAATTGAACGTAGCATCAATGGACGTATTTTCAAGATTAATGATGGATCGTATCATTTTCCTTGGCGTACCAATCGACGATACGGTAGCCAATATCATTCAGGCACAATTACTGTTTCTGGAGTCGACTGATCCGACAAAAGATATTCAAATCTATTTTAATTCGCCCGGAGGCTCGGTTTATGCCGGTTTGGGAATTTACGATACCATGCAATACATTTCTGCTGATGTGGCAACCATCTGTACCGGAATGGCAGCCTCAATGGCAGCCGTATTAATGACGGCCGGCGCAAAAGGGAAACGCTCGGCATTGCCTCACTCCCGAATTATGATTCACCAACCAATGGGTGGTGCCCAGGGGCAGGCTTCCGACATCGAAATTACAGCACGCGAGATTAAAAAAATTAAAAATGAGCTGTACACGATCTTAGCAGATCATTCCGGCCAGACTTTCGAACAAATCGAAAAAGATTCTGACCGTGACTACTGGATGACTGCAAAAGAAGCAGTTGATTACGGCATGATAGACGAAATTTTAGTTCGAAATAACAAGTAA
- the clpX gene encoding ATP-dependent Clp protease ATP-binding subunit ClpX, producing MSNKEKMDKCSFCGREKKEVNLLIAGIDGHICDRCAEQAHSIIQEEVKTTNSFDLDGLQLLKPKEIKDFLDQYVIGQDRAKRILSVSVYNHYKRLTQHVDDDETEIEKSNIILVGETGTGKTLLARTIAKMLHVPFTIVDATVLTEAGYVGEDIESLLTRLLQAADYNVEAAERGIVFVDEIDKIARKSDNPSITRDVSGEGVQQGLLKLLEGSIVNVPPQGGRKHPEQKLIPVDTKNILFICGGAFDGIERKIANRLNTKVIGYSAAKDADRIERENLLQYVSPQDLKSFGLIPEIIGRLPVLTYLNPLDKETLRSILTEPKNSVIKQYKKLFKLDEIELKFDEDALEYIVDKAIEFKLGARGLRSICENIMNDAMFDAPSQDISEFHITKEYAENQIDKSGIRRLKAS from the coding sequence ATGTCAAATAAAGAAAAGATGGACAAGTGTTCGTTCTGCGGAAGGGAAAAAAAGGAAGTAAATCTTCTTATTGCAGGGATTGACGGGCATATTTGCGACCGCTGTGCCGAGCAGGCTCATTCCATTATCCAGGAAGAAGTTAAAACTACCAACTCTTTTGATTTAGACGGATTGCAACTGTTAAAACCAAAAGAAATTAAAGACTTTCTCGACCAGTATGTAATTGGACAGGACAGAGCCAAACGCATTCTTTCTGTTTCGGTTTACAATCATTACAAAAGGTTAACACAACACGTTGACGATGATGAAACCGAAATCGAAAAATCAAATATAATTTTGGTTGGCGAAACAGGTACAGGTAAAACCTTGCTTGCACGCACAATTGCAAAAATGCTGCATGTTCCGTTTACCATTGTTGATGCCACCGTTTTAACAGAAGCCGGTTACGTTGGCGAAGATATTGAAAGCCTGCTTACGCGTTTGCTTCAGGCAGCCGACTACAATGTTGAAGCGGCAGAACGAGGAATTGTTTTTGTTGATGAAATAGATAAAATTGCACGCAAAAGCGATAACCCATCGATTACACGAGACGTATCGGGAGAAGGTGTTCAGCAAGGATTATTAAAATTATTGGAAGGATCAATTGTTAACGTTCCTCCTCAGGGTGGAAGAAAACATCCGGAACAAAAGTTAATTCCGGTTGATACCAAGAACATCCTATTTATTTGTGGTGGAGCATTCGACGGAATTGAACGTAAAATTGCCAATCGGTTAAACACCAAAGTAATTGGCTATAGTGCGGCAAAAGACGCCGACCGTATTGAGCGCGAAAACCTGCTTCAATATGTTTCTCCACAAGATTTAAAATCATTCGGGTTAATTCCTGAAATTATTGGTCGTTTGCCCGTGCTTACCTACCTAAACCCGCTGGATAAGGAAACTTTAAGAAGCATACTTACTGAACCTAAAAATTCGGTTATTAAACAGTACAAAAAACTGTTTAAACTGGATGAAATTGAGCTTAAATTTGACGAAGATGCGCTGGAATACATTGTTGATAAAGCCATCGAATTTAAACTTGGAGCACGTGGATTGCGCTCCATTTGCGAAAACATAATGAACGATGCTATGTTTGACGCACCATCTCAGGATATTTCGGAATTCCATATCACTAAAGAATATGCTGAAAACCAGATTGACAAATCCGGAATCAGAAGATTAAAGGCGAGCTAA
- a CDS encoding fasciclin domain-containing protein yields the protein MKTVNFKKMLNFRSLALASIVVLASVFVSCEQDEDMIVPEPEMELNAELDIEETLTRITEDPDFFPTLIEGDVQNDETLKRGWITKRPTFRNLTYALVKTRLFWTVVRNELTIFAPSDEAFNKFLKANGFKSIRQVPKETLKTVLLYHVVEGKVRSGDLTNGFVPTLNGAAVKVDLSSGVMINDASVEYANIRALNGIIHIIDEVLFPPTQNIVEIAQSLPDNFSILVDAVIAADLAGILSGDGPFTVFAPTNTAFANLLSDLGVSDLNGLVAAIGIENVKKVLLYHVVSGRVYSSDLPLGPVDVTTLSGGTFEIDVTLPGIKDFNGDQSNLIPSLLDIQGTNGVIHVIDKVIVPEL from the coding sequence ATGAAAACAGTAAATTTTAAAAAAATGTTGAACTTTAGAAGTTTGGCGCTTGCCTCAATAGTAGTACTTGCATCAGTCTTTGTTAGCTGTGAACAAGACGAAGATATGATAGTTCCAGAACCTGAAATGGAATTGAATGCAGAATTAGACATTGAAGAAACACTAACAAGAATTACAGAAGATCCTGATTTCTTCCCTACTCTGATCGAAGGTGATGTTCAAAATGATGAAACATTAAAAAGAGGTTGGATTACAAAACGGCCTACTTTCAGAAATCTGACTTATGCTCTGGTAAAAACACGCTTATTCTGGACTGTCGTAAGAAACGAACTTACAATTTTTGCACCAAGCGATGAAGCTTTTAACAAATTCCTCAAAGCCAATGGATTCAAGAGCATTCGTCAGGTACCAAAAGAAACACTTAAAACTGTTCTTTTGTATCACGTAGTGGAAGGCAAAGTGCGTTCTGGCGATCTTACCAACGGATTTGTTCCTACACTTAACGGCGCCGCTGTTAAGGTGGATCTTTCATCAGGCGTAATGATCAACGACGCTTCGGTTGAATATGCCAATATCCGTGCTTTAAACGGAATAATACATATTATTGATGAAGTACTTTTCCCTCCAACTCAGAATATTGTTGAAATAGCACAAAGTTTACCTGATAATTTTTCCATTTTAGTGGATGCAGTTATTGCTGCCGATTTAGCAGGAATATTGTCCGGAGATGGTCCATTCACCGTATTTGCGCCAACAAATACAGCGTTTGCAAATTTGCTTTCCGATCTTGGCGTTTCAGATCTTAACGGACTTGTGGCTGCTATAGGAATTGAAAACGTCAAGAAGGTTCTACTTTACCATGTTGTTAGTGGAAGAGTATATTCAAGCGATTTACCATTGGGACCTGTAGACGTAACAACCTTGAGTGGAGGAACCTTCGAAATTGATGTAACATTACCGGGCATCAAGGATTTCAATGGTGACCAATCAAATCTTATTCCTTCACTTTTAGATATTCAAGGAACAAATGGAGTAATCCACGTAATCGATAAAGTAATTGTTCCCGAATTATAA
- a CDS encoding Gfo/Idh/MocA family oxidoreductase, with product MSNLSRRKFIGTTATGVAAATIVPSNVIAGLGHKAPSDKLNIAGIGVGGKGYTNLRFMETENIVALCDVDWDYAGRNAFERWYRAKQYKDFRVMFDEQKDIDAVMIATPDHTHALPALMAMREGKHVFLQKPLTHSVYESRILSETAQRYGVATQMGNQGNSAEGIRQICEWIWSGTIGEVTHVDTWTNRPIWPQGLTRPEKGKRIPKTLDWDLFIGPAKFTEYHPTYHPWNWRGWWDFGTGALGDMGCHILDPVFKALMLEHPTSVEGSSTPFNNDSAPNAEFVKYEFDRRDNLPKVAMPKVSVHWYDGGFMPPRPDELKDGEQMGDDGGGCVFYGTQGKIMCGTYAANPTLLPTANMEHFEQPKKMIRRISNAMDGGHEQDWIRACKEDKNARVEASSNFAYAGPLNEMVLLGVLAVRLQSLQRKLEWDGPNMRFKNIGSSDTIRVLTKDQFDVVNGDPRFEKDYATLPALKMAEEWIRHTYRNGWEQI from the coding sequence ATGAGCAATCTATCACGCAGAAAATTTATAGGCACAACGGCAACGGGTGTTGCCGCGGCTACAATTGTTCCTTCAAATGTAATTGCAGGACTTGGCCATAAAGCCCCCAGCGACAAACTAAATATTGCCGGAATTGGCGTAGGCGGCAAAGGCTATACCAACCTTCGCTTTATGGAAACGGAGAACATTGTTGCACTCTGCGACGTTGACTGGGATTACGCCGGCAGAAATGCTTTTGAAAGATGGTATCGAGCCAAACAATACAAAGATTTCAGGGTAATGTTTGACGAACAAAAAGACATTGATGCGGTGATGATTGCAACACCTGATCATACGCACGCTTTACCGGCACTTATGGCCATGCGCGAAGGCAAACATGTTTTTCTGCAAAAACCATTAACCCACTCGGTATACGAATCGCGAATACTAAGCGAAACGGCACAGCGCTACGGCGTAGCAACACAAATGGGCAACCAGGGTAATTCTGCTGAAGGCATACGTCAGATTTGTGAATGGATATGGTCGGGAACAATTGGAGAAGTTACCCATGTTGACACGTGGACAAATCGGCCAATCTGGCCCCAGGGCTTAACCCGTCCTGAAAAAGGCAAACGTATTCCGAAAACACTTGATTGGGATTTATTTATCGGACCGGCTAAATTTACCGAATACCACCCCACTTATCATCCGTGGAACTGGAGAGGCTGGTGGGACTTCGGAACAGGAGCACTTGGCGACATGGGATGCCATATTCTTGATCCCGTTTTTAAGGCTTTAATGCTTGAACACCCCACATCAGTTGAAGGAAGTTCAACACCGTTTAATAACGATTCGGCGCCTAATGCCGAGTTTGTAAAATATGAATTTGACCGACGCGACAACCTTCCAAAAGTTGCAATGCCCAAAGTAAGCGTACATTGGTACGATGGTGGTTTTATGCCTCCACGCCCCGATGAGCTTAAGGATGGAGAGCAAATGGGTGACGATGGTGGAGGTTGTGTTTTTTACGGCACCCAGGGGAAAATAATGTGTGGCACCTACGCTGCTAACCCTACACTTTTACCAACTGCCAACATGGAGCATTTTGAGCAGCCCAAAAAGATGATTCGGCGAATTAGCAACGCAATGGATGGTGGCCATGAGCAGGATTGGATTAGAGCCTGCAAGGAGGATAAAAACGCAAGAGTTGAGGCTTCGTCGAACTTTGCCTACGCGGGGCCGTTGAACGAAATGGTATTGCTGGGCGTATTGGCAGTGCGCCTGCAAAGCCTGCAACGTAAACTGGAATGGGACGGCCCAAATATGCGCTTTAAAAACATTGGATCATCCGACACCATTCGTGTACTTACCAAAGACCAGTTTGATGTAGTTAATGGGGATCCCCGGTTTGAAAAAGATTACGCAACACTACCGGCACTAAAAATGGCAGAAGAGTGGATCAGGCATACTTATCGTAACGGCTGGGAGCAAATATAA
- the pyrF gene encoding orotidine-5'-phosphate decarboxylase, with protein MNQQQLFEQIQKKRSFLCVGLDTDIQKIPQHLLDTSDPIFSFNKEIIDATAEFSVAYKPNLAFYESLGSKGMESLEKTVMYVKSKYPEIFLIADAKRGDIGNTSNLYARAFFDKQNFDAVTVAPYMGEDSVKPFMTYPDKWVILLALTSNKGAFDFQFLKDKESGDRLYETVLKTSQKWGTEENLMYVVGATKAEKLKEIRKIVPNHFLLVPGVGAQGGSLQEVAKNGMNSKCGLLVNSSRGIIYASQNTDFASKARVAAEEVQKEMETLLQEAGLI; from the coding sequence ATGAATCAACAACAATTATTTGAGCAAATACAAAAAAAACGCAGTTTCCTTTGCGTTGGTTTAGATACCGATATCCAAAAAATTCCGCAACATCTGCTGGATACATCAGATCCGATTTTCTCGTTCAATAAAGAAATTATTGATGCTACCGCTGAGTTTTCGGTGGCCTACAAGCCCAATCTGGCATTTTATGAAAGCCTGGGCTCAAAAGGCATGGAAAGTCTTGAGAAAACAGTGATGTATGTAAAATCGAAATACCCGGAAATATTTTTAATTGCTGATGCCAAACGTGGAGATATTGGTAACACCTCGAATTTGTATGCACGGGCTTTTTTCGACAAACAGAATTTTGATGCAGTTACCGTTGCCCCCTACATGGGCGAAGATTCAGTAAAGCCATTTATGACTTACCCCGACAAATGGGTAATTCTTCTGGCACTTACCTCAAACAAAGGAGCTTTTGATTTTCAATTTCTTAAAGATAAGGAGAGCGGGGATAGGTTGTATGAAACTGTTCTGAAAACTTCGCAGAAATGGGGTACAGAGGAAAATTTGATGTATGTGGTTGGGGCAACTAAGGCAGAAAAGCTTAAAGAAATTAGAAAGATTGTACCTAATCATTTTTTATTGGTGCCGGGTGTAGGAGCACAAGGTGGAAGCTTGCAGGAAGTAGCAAAAAATGGAATGAACAGTAAATGTGGCTTATTGGTAAATTCTTCTCGCGGAATTATTTATGCTTCGCAAAATACTGATTTTGCATCGAAGGCGCGTGTTGCCGCCGAAGAAGTTCAGAAAGAAATGGAAACGCTATTGCAGGAAGCCGGATTGATTTAG
- the prfA gene encoding peptide chain release factor 1: MAEYALLEKFESIKHRFEEVEQQITDPEVIADMKRYVKLNQEYKNLQKLVGKFQEYKNLVDNIQTGKEMLAEESDEEMREMAREEIEESEKRIPEIEQQVKLLLVPADPEDAKNAVLEIRAGTGGDEASIFAGDLFRMYTKFCEKKGWRMEISNVNEGTAGGYKEIVATVSGEGVYGILKYESGVHRVQRVPQTETQGRVHTSAATVAVLPEADEFDVELKNEDIRRDEYCSSGPGGQSVNTTYSAIRLTHIPTGIVVTCQDQKSKLKNLDKAMAELRTRLYNMEYQKYIDEISSKRKTMVSTGDRSAKIRTYNWPQGRVTDHRINLTLYNLQAIIGGEIDEVIEKLMIEENAEKLKEAEI, from the coding sequence ATGGCAGAATACGCATTATTAGAAAAATTTGAATCGATAAAACACCGTTTTGAAGAGGTGGAGCAGCAAATAACCGACCCTGAGGTTATTGCTGATATGAAACGCTATGTAAAATTAAACCAGGAATATAAAAACCTGCAAAAGCTGGTGGGTAAATTCCAGGAGTATAAAAATCTGGTTGATAATATTCAAACCGGAAAGGAAATGCTGGCCGAAGAAAGCGATGAGGAAATGCGCGAAATGGCGCGTGAAGAAATCGAGGAGTCGGAGAAACGCATTCCGGAGATTGAACAGCAGGTAAAATTATTGTTGGTACCGGCCGATCCGGAAGATGCCAAAAACGCCGTGCTTGAAATTCGGGCAGGAACAGGAGGCGATGAGGCAAGTATTTTTGCTGGCGATCTTTTTCGCATGTACACTAAATTTTGCGAGAAAAAAGGTTGGCGAATGGAGATTTCTAACGTAAACGAAGGTACTGCCGGCGGTTATAAAGAAATTGTAGCAACAGTATCGGGCGAAGGCGTTTATGGAATTCTGAAATACGAATCCGGAGTTCACCGGGTACAAAGGGTTCCGCAAACCGAAACACAGGGCCGGGTTCATACATCGGCAGCAACAGTTGCGGTATTGCCTGAAGCAGATGAATTTGATGTTGAACTTAAAAACGAAGATATCCGAAGAGATGAATACTGTTCTTCAGGACCAGGTGGGCAGTCGGTAAATACCACCTACTCGGCCATTCGTTTAACACATATTCCAACGGGTATTGTCGTTACTTGTCAGGATCAGAAATCGAAATTAAAAAACCTTGACAAAGCAATGGCGGAACTGCGCACACGTTTGTACAATATGGAATACCAGAAATACATCGACGAAATTTCGTCGAAACGTAAAACTATGGTATCAACCGGCGACCGTTCAGCAAAAATTCGTACCTATAACTGGCCTCAGGGCCGAGTTACCGACCATCGTATAAATTTAACACTCTACAATTTACAAGCAATTATTGGTGGCGAAATCGATGAGGTTATTGAAAAACTAATGATTGAGGAAAACGCTGAAAAATTAAAAGAAGCAGAAATTTAA
- a CDS encoding AIR synthase related protein, producing the protein MVAESRYSARGVSASKEDVHEAIKNVDKGLFPKAFCKIVPDILGGDTNWCNIMHADGAGTKSALAYMYWKETGDLSVWKGIAQDALIMNVDDLLCVGATDNILVSSTIGRNKNNIPGEVIAAIINGTEELLASLRDMGISIYSTGGETADVGDLVRTIIVDSTVTCRMKKEDVVSADKISAGNVIVGLSSSGKATYETEYNGGMGSNGLTSARHDVFANYLAQKYPESFDPEVPEDLVYSGGKKLTDAIDGLDIDAGKLVLSPTRTYAPVIKKVLDKYRSQITGMIHCSGGAQTKVLHFVDGVHVIKDNMFPVPPLFQLIQEQSGTDWKEMYKVFNMGHRYEIYCSADIANEIIEISKSFNIDAQIIGKVEPFEGKKLTIKSEKGEFIY; encoded by the coding sequence ATGGTAGCGGAATCAAGATATAGCGCGAGGGGCGTTTCGGCGTCGAAAGAAGATGTGCACGAAGCAATTAAGAATGTTGACAAGGGCTTGTTCCCAAAGGCATTCTGCAAAATTGTCCCTGATATTTTAGGCGGCGATACAAACTGGTGTAACATTATGCACGCCGATGGTGCCGGAACAAAATCAGCATTAGCCTATATGTATTGGAAAGAAACAGGCGATTTGTCGGTTTGGAAAGGAATTGCACAGGACGCGCTGATTATGAACGTTGACGACCTGCTTTGTGTAGGAGCAACCGATAATATTTTGGTTTCTTCAACCATTGGGCGAAATAAAAATAATATCCCCGGAGAGGTAATTGCTGCCATTATTAATGGAACAGAAGAATTACTGGCCAGTTTGCGCGATATGGGAATAAGTATTTATTCTACCGGAGGCGAAACGGCTGATGTGGGCGATTTGGTACGTACGATTATTGTTGACTCAACAGTTACCTGCCGGATGAAAAAAGAGGATGTGGTTTCGGCCGATAAAATTAGTGCAGGTAATGTTATTGTGGGTTTATCGTCATCGGGTAAAGCTACCTACGAAACCGAGTATAATGGCGGCATGGGCAGCAACGGACTAACCTCGGCCCGACACGATGTTTTTGCCAATTACCTGGCACAAAAATACCCCGAAAGTTTTGATCCTGAAGTGCCGGAAGATTTAGTGTACTCGGGCGGAAAAAAACTTACTGATGCCATTGATGGACTTGATATTGATGCCGGCAAATTGGTGTTGTCACCAACCCGCACCTACGCTCCGGTAATTAAAAAAGTATTGGATAAATACCGTTCTCAAATCACAGGAATGATCCATTGTTCAGGTGGGGCGCAAACAAAAGTGCTTCATTTTGTCGACGGCGTTCATGTGATTAAGGATAATATGTTCCCGGTTCCTCCGCTGTTTCAGTTAATACAAGAGCAATCCGGAACCGATTGGAAAGAAATGTACAAGGTGTTCAACATGGGGCACCGCTACGAGATTTACTGCAGTGCCGATATTGCCAACGAGATTATTGAAATCTCAAAATCATTCAATATTGATGCACAAATTATTGGGAAAGTTGAACCTTTCGAAGGCAAAAAACTAACAATTAAGTCGGAGAAAGGCGAGTTTATTTATTAA
- a CDS encoding AMP-binding protein: MIDKTKLTLPGLFYSSVEKFANNTAVKFVGEENYTYRQLGEEVELLAELLLELGIKRGDKVAILSTNMPNWGKAFFATSVIGAIAVPILPDFHSNEIETIIEHSEAKLLFVSEGLYKSVNQRVCELVEHMVLVDNLAIIPKEAPLDHLELLTTSVPQVNRKFLPINVDEEELASIIYTSGTTGSSKGVMLTHKNLVWTARQSRTLQQINPDDRFLSILPLSHTLENTVGFLLPIMYGASVHYLRKPPVASVLMPALQEVKPTVLLSVPLIIEKVYRAKIQPEFQKSGLMRALSGFAPTRKVLHKLAAKKLHQSFGGALRFFGIGGAKLDPAVERFLYEGGFPYAIGYGLTETAPLLAGAVGKHRKIGSTGIAMKGVSLRIANPDPRTGEGEIQARGLNVMKGYYKAPDITKDVFTDDGWFRTGDRGMFDKNNLLYIKGRIKTMIVGASGENIYPEEIESVINKMRFVLESLVVEKKGKLVAMIHLNMEEVEEHFKNLRAEAKHFIADKSDEVLQEIMKKVNQEVNKFSRINQVVLHPMPFERTPTKKIKRFLYA; this comes from the coding sequence ATGATTGACAAAACGAAGTTGACTTTACCCGGATTGTTTTACAGTTCGGTAGAGAAGTTTGCCAATAATACTGCGGTAAAGTTTGTTGGTGAAGAAAACTACACATACCGGCAACTGGGCGAGGAGGTTGAGTTGCTTGCCGAGCTTTTGCTGGAGTTAGGTATTAAGCGAGGAGATAAGGTGGCCATATTGAGTACCAATATGCCAAACTGGGGTAAGGCGTTTTTTGCCACATCGGTTATTGGGGCTATAGCTGTCCCAATTTTACCCGATTTTCATAGCAACGAAATTGAAACAATAATTGAGCACTCGGAGGCAAAACTATTGTTTGTTTCAGAAGGGCTTTATAAATCCGTAAATCAAAGAGTTTGTGAGCTTGTTGAGCACATGGTGTTGGTTGATAATCTCGCAATTATCCCCAAGGAAGCTCCATTGGATCATCTGGAGCTTTTAACCACATCGGTTCCGCAGGTAAACCGCAAGTTCTTACCCATAAATGTTGATGAAGAAGAATTAGCTTCAATTATTTATACATCGGGAACCACGGGCAGCTCAAAAGGGGTGATGTTAACACATAAAAACCTGGTTTGGACAGCGCGGCAAAGTCGCACTTTGCAGCAAATAAATCCTGATGACAGGTTTCTTTCTATTTTGCCACTGTCGCATACACTCGAAAATACCGTTGGTTTTTTATTGCCAATAATGTACGGAGCCTCTGTTCATTATTTACGCAAGCCGCCTGTTGCTTCGGTTTTAATGCCGGCACTTCAGGAGGTAAAACCTACTGTTTTGCTTTCGGTACCCTTAATTATTGAAAAAGTTTACCGGGCAAAAATTCAGCCTGAATTTCAAAAAAGTGGCTTAATGAGGGCCTTGTCGGGCTTCGCTCCAACCCGAAAAGTTTTGCATAAACTGGCAGCAAAAAAATTACACCAGTCGTTCGGAGGGGCTTTACGCTTTTTCGGTATTGGTGGAGCAAAACTCGACCCGGCAGTTGAACGATTTTTATACGAAGGTGGATTCCCGTATGCCATTGGTTATGGTTTAACCGAAACAGCCCCATTGCTGGCCGGTGCCGTTGGGAAACATCGAAAAATTGGTTCAACAGGTATTGCCATGAAAGGCGTATCGTTGCGTATTGCCAACCCCGATCCGCGAACAGGAGAAGGTGAAATTCAGGCCAGAGGACTAAATGTAATGAAAGGCTATTACAAAGCACCCGATATAACAAAAGATGTTTTTACCGACGATGGTTGGTTTAGAACCGGCGACAGAGGAATGTTTGATAAAAATAACCTCTTGTACATAAAGGGGCGTATAAAAACAATGATTGTAGGTGCAAGCGGCGAAAATATATATCCCGAAGAAATTGAATCGGTAATCAATAAAATGCGTTTTGTTTTGGAATCGCTTGTTGTTGAAAAGAAAGGCAAACTGGTGGCAATGATTCACCTGAATATGGAAGAGGTTGAAGAACACTTTAAAAACCTTCGAGCAGAAGCAAAACATTTTATTGCTGACAAGTCGGATGAAGTTTTGCAAGAGATTATGAAGAAGGTAAATCAGGAAGTCAACAAATTCTCGCGAATCAACCAGGTTGTGCTTCATCCAATGCCATTTGAACGTACACCAACAAAGAAAATTAAGCGCTTTTTATACGCGTAA